A stretch of Telopea speciosissima isolate NSW1024214 ecotype Mountain lineage chromosome 11, Tspe_v1, whole genome shotgun sequence DNA encodes these proteins:
- the LOC122645064 gene encoding probable esterase PIR7A, whose product MDIGRYDRRQGKAGMQGTNLQYDKRQVKATTQIMPTPEKLAKQYQRSPPEDLILATKLVRPLGFFGNPDLLKEIVLSDENYGSVSRVYILCDEEDDIKDFLKWVISENPPDEVKEIPGGHDL is encoded by the exons TATGATAGAAGGCAGGGCAAGGCTGGTATGCAAGGCACAAACTTACAGTATGATAAAAGGCAGGTCAAGGCCACTACACAAATCATGCCAACACCAGAGAAGTTAGCAAAGCAGTATCAGAGAAGCCCACCTGAG GATTTGATTCTTGCAACCAAGCTGGTGAGGCCCTTAGGATTCTTTGGGAATCCAGATTTGTTGAAGGAAATTGTACTTTCGGACGAGAATTATGGATCGGTTAGCCGAGTATACATCTTATgtgatgaagaggatgataTTAAAGATTTCCTGAAATGGGTGATTTCTGAAAACCCACCTGATGAGGTGAAGGAGATCCCTGGTGGTCATGATCTCTAA